Proteins encoded in a region of the Paenibacillus pedocola genome:
- a CDS encoding sporulation histidine kinase inhibitor Sda: MVELSDEMLLDSYQRAIELQLEHDFIALLLAEIRKRNLHSPAHAVLH; the protein is encoded by the coding sequence ATGGTTGAATTGTCGGATGAGATGCTGTTGGACTCTTACCAAAGAGCGATAGAGCTCCAATTAGAGCATGATTTCATCGCTCTTTTGCTCGCTGAAATTCGCAAACGGAACTTACACTCTCCAGCACATGCGGTTCTACATTAA
- the mqnE gene encoding aminofutalosine synthase MqnE, producing MSTLITPHTDARMAGIIEKVRGGERLNLEDGVYLYESDDLLTIGQLANEVNLRKNGNKVYFIENMSLYFTNVCESRCAFCNFRKDDGEEGAYTLSGQEMVQYVEQHIHPGVREFHIVGGHNDKVPFQYYVDSLKALNERFPEVTLKAYTAAEIDFFTRISGLSIREVLEELRAAGLKSLTGGGAEILSDQYRKKMRVDKANVEEYLQVHRTAHQIGMKTHTTMLYGSIESREDRIRHMLQIRELQDETNGFMVFIPLSMQPKNRNAGIMRRNSAYEDLKTIAVSRLMLDNFDHIKAYFINIGVQLTQVALSFGASDVHGTILKERISHAAGALTPEGITREELIWLVKGAGRIPVERDTFYNEIKVYE from the coding sequence ATGTCTACACTTATAACACCACACACGGATGCCAGAATGGCGGGCATTATTGAGAAAGTTCGCGGCGGAGAAAGATTAAACTTGGAAGATGGCGTTTATTTATATGAAAGTGATGATTTGCTCACGATCGGCCAGCTTGCGAACGAGGTTAATCTGCGCAAAAACGGCAATAAGGTCTATTTTATTGAAAATATGAGTCTATACTTCACCAATGTTTGCGAATCGCGCTGCGCATTCTGCAATTTCCGCAAAGATGACGGCGAAGAAGGCGCATACACCCTTTCCGGTCAGGAAATGGTGCAATATGTCGAACAGCATATTCATCCCGGGGTACGCGAGTTCCATATTGTCGGGGGCCACAATGATAAGGTGCCCTTCCAGTATTACGTTGATTCACTGAAAGCCCTGAATGAACGTTTTCCTGAGGTAACCCTCAAAGCCTACACGGCAGCTGAAATTGATTTCTTCACCCGTATCAGCGGACTTAGCATCCGCGAGGTACTGGAAGAGCTGCGGGCGGCCGGCCTTAAGTCGCTGACTGGCGGCGGAGCAGAAATTCTGTCCGACCAGTACCGTAAAAAAATGCGGGTTGATAAAGCGAATGTAGAGGAATATCTTCAGGTTCACCGGACGGCACATCAAATCGGCATGAAGACCCACACCACCATGCTGTATGGTTCGATCGAATCCCGCGAAGACCGGATCCGCCATATGCTGCAGATCCGCGAGCTGCAGGATGAGACGAACGGCTTCATGGTGTTCATCCCGCTGTCCATGCAGCCTAAGAACCGGAATGCCGGAATTATGCGCCGCAACTCGGCGTATGAGGATCTTAAGACCATTGCGGTCAGCCGGTTAATGCTGGACAATTTCGACCATATCAAAGCCTACTTCATTAATATCGGCGTGCAGCTGACTCAAGTTGCCCTTAGCTTCGGGGCATCCGATGTACACGGAACGATTCTGAAGGAACGGATCAGCCATGCGGCAGGGGCCTTGACTCCTGAAGGAATTACCCGCGAAGAACTGATCTGGCTCGTAAAAGGCGCCGGACGTATTCCGGTGGAACGGGACACCTTCTATAACGAGATTAAGGTTTACGAATAG
- a CDS encoding DUF4304 domain-containing protein: protein MSTTEFRKLLQLHLKPRLNQLGFMGSDHHFRKNSDEHFIYTLVIQGNRYGGSCCMELGVHLDFLPIGLNGKADIHNLTVYDCEFRERIEAGFPWAQRIFARQPQARWFEYGESEADAIRTINRMYKVFKVRGLEYFDQFKGFPGPILSITLEHLKAERSKQRISMGAPQNLRLALVIARTHEFVGDLDSSLKFAEWGLNHLGQATGLKPHFEELISRITQTKGSL, encoded by the coding sequence ATGTCTACAACGGAGTTTAGAAAACTACTGCAGTTACATCTGAAGCCGCGGTTGAATCAGCTGGGATTCATGGGTTCGGACCACCATTTCCGCAAGAATTCGGATGAGCATTTTATCTACACCTTGGTTATACAAGGAAACCGGTACGGTGGATCGTGTTGCATGGAGCTGGGGGTACATTTGGATTTCTTGCCCATCGGATTGAATGGAAAAGCGGACATCCATAACCTAACCGTCTACGACTGTGAATTTAGAGAGCGAATAGAAGCCGGATTTCCCTGGGCTCAGCGAATATTTGCTAGACAGCCCCAAGCCCGATGGTTTGAATACGGGGAAAGTGAAGCCGACGCCATTAGGACGATTAATAGAATGTACAAGGTATTCAAGGTGCGCGGTCTGGAATATTTTGACCAATTCAAGGGCTTTCCTGGTCCTATTCTGTCTATAACCCTGGAACACTTGAAGGCTGAAAGGAGCAAACAGCGAATAAGCATGGGGGCTCCGCAGAATTTGCGTCTTGCACTTGTTATTGCCAGAACCCATGAATTCGTCGGAGATTTGGACTCTTCGTTGAAGTTTGCGGAGTGGGGGTTGAATCATCTGGGACAGGCAACCGGGCTGAAGCCGCATTTCGAAGAGTTAATTAGCCGAATTACACAAACGAAGGGATCTCTCTAA
- a CDS encoding YheC/YheD family protein, with protein MAGRELASKWLKTEALLSDSRVAGYIPRTKEYSAAGLSAMLGRYGNVVIKPIVGGGGYGVIKVFRDRRGYGFTYMHRTRVYRDFTSMKHALDRVKVKRRYMIQQGISLARIAGRPIDYRVKVVKNGTHWEFRSMVGRLARPGLFVTNLCKGGTMMSCRHGLRRSLPQISTSAKKAEMRRLTHVCIELLERHFPGIGELGFDYAVDQRGKIWILEVNTRPK; from the coding sequence ATGGCAGGAAGAGAACTGGCCAGCAAGTGGCTGAAAACCGAGGCGCTGCTTAGCGATTCACGGGTTGCCGGTTACATTCCACGAACGAAGGAATATAGTGCTGCCGGACTGTCAGCTATGCTGGGAAGATACGGAAACGTAGTGATTAAGCCGATTGTAGGCGGCGGGGGATATGGAGTCATTAAGGTATTCCGGGACCGCCGGGGATATGGTTTCACTTATATGCATAGAACCCGTGTATATCGTGATTTCACATCAATGAAACATGCGCTCGACAGAGTAAAGGTTAAACGGCGTTATATGATTCAACAGGGGATTTCGCTTGCCCGGATTGCCGGCCGTCCAATTGATTACAGAGTGAAGGTTGTGAAGAACGGCACGCATTGGGAATTCCGTTCTATGGTGGGGAGATTAGCGCGGCCGGGTCTGTTTGTAACGAATCTGTGCAAAGGCGGTACGATGATGAGCTGCCGGCATGGTCTGCGCAGATCGCTGCCGCAGATCAGCACATCGGCCAAGAAAGCGGAAATGCGCCGTCTGACGCATGTCTGTATTGAACTGCTGGAAAGACACTTTCCGGGTATCGGTGAGCTGGGTTTTGACTACGCCGTTGACCAGCGCGGAAAAATTTGGATCCTTGAAGTGAATACAAGACCTAAGTAA
- a CDS encoding HesB/IscA family protein, which translates to MITISETAAGQLKTMLAEQEVPNMFLRLGVTPGGCSGFSYAMGFDDNETDQDVYMDIEGLKVVVSKDDIRYLDGLEIDFEESGMTGGFTINNPNATATCGCGSSFRTKEDAGQPSAEPC; encoded by the coding sequence ATGATTACAATCAGTGAAACGGCAGCGGGACAACTCAAGACGATGCTGGCTGAACAGGAAGTGCCGAATATGTTCCTTCGCCTTGGCGTAACTCCGGGCGGCTGCAGCGGGTTCTCTTACGCTATGGGATTTGACGATAACGAAACCGATCAGGATGTATATATGGATATTGAAGGCCTTAAAGTAGTCGTAAGCAAAGATGATATCCGTTACCTGGACGGTCTGGAGATCGATTTTGAGGAATCCGGCATGACCGGAGGCTTCACCATTAATAATCCGAATGCTACCGCTACATGCGGATGTGGTTCATCGTTCCGTACGAAGGAAGATGCGGGTCAGCCGAGCGCTGAGCCGTGCTGA
- a CDS encoding NAD(P)/FAD-dependent oxidoreductase translates to MSSIPKIVILGAGYGGILTAQRLQKALNYNEADVTLVNRHEYHYFTTHLHMPAAGTDSIEHTRVSISKLIDEFKIDLVKSSVQEIRTQQKKVILEDGTLSYDYLVIALGGEPETFGIPGLDKYALTIRSINSVRLIREHIEYQFAKYKNENNAQEHINFVVGGAGFSGIEFVAELADRIPGLCKEYDVDPSMVNIYNVEAAPTALPGFAPELVEHAMTVLTKKGVTFKIGVAIKECLPNGVILATGEEIKASTIVWTGGIRGNRLIEAAGFEAMRGRVKVDEYLRVPGHENIFIIGDGSLMINPEGRPYPPTAQIAMQQGECCAYNLVAAIRSQQPKKFAFSNKGTVASLGKGQGIAVVGDKKYKGWTAAQLKKVVDMRYLFIIGGIPLVLKKGRFF, encoded by the coding sequence ATGAGCAGTATTCCCAAAATTGTCATCCTAGGCGCGGGATATGGAGGTATTTTGACCGCCCAACGGCTGCAGAAAGCTTTGAACTACAACGAAGCTGATGTGACGCTGGTTAACCGCCATGAGTATCACTATTTCACTACCCACCTGCATATGCCAGCTGCGGGAACGGACAGCATTGAACATACACGTGTATCTATTTCCAAATTGATAGACGAATTTAAGATTGACCTCGTGAAATCTTCCGTGCAGGAAATCCGCACCCAACAGAAAAAAGTCATCCTTGAAGATGGCACGCTGTCTTACGATTATCTCGTGATTGCTCTCGGGGGCGAGCCTGAAACGTTCGGTATCCCGGGACTTGATAAATATGCGCTCACGATCCGCAGCATTAATTCCGTGCGGCTGATCCGGGAGCATATCGAATATCAGTTTGCCAAATATAAAAATGAAAATAATGCCCAGGAGCATATTAATTTTGTGGTAGGAGGAGCGGGCTTCAGTGGTATTGAATTTGTAGCGGAGCTTGCCGACCGCATCCCGGGCCTGTGTAAGGAATATGACGTTGATCCAAGCATGGTGAACATCTACAATGTGGAAGCTGCGCCTACGGCACTTCCGGGGTTTGCCCCTGAGCTTGTGGAACATGCAATGACTGTGCTGACGAAGAAGGGTGTTACGTTCAAAATCGGTGTAGCCATCAAGGAGTGCCTGCCGAATGGTGTCATTCTCGCAACCGGTGAAGAGATCAAAGCTTCGACAATTGTCTGGACCGGCGGTATCCGCGGTAACCGTCTGATTGAAGCGGCCGGCTTTGAAGCGATGCGCGGACGGGTGAAGGTTGATGAATACCTGCGTGTGCCGGGCCACGAGAATATCTTTATCATTGGTGACGGCTCCCTGATGATTAACCCTGAAGGGCGTCCATACCCGCCAACCGCACAAATCGCGATGCAGCAGGGTGAATGCTGCGCCTATAATCTGGTGGCCGCCATCCGCAGCCAGCAGCCGAAGAAGTTTGCCTTCAGCAACAAAGGTACTGTAGCTTCGCTGGGTAAAGGACAAGGCATTGCCGTAGTCGGCGACAAGAAGTATAAGGGCTGGACAGCTGCACAACTCAAGAAGGTTGTCGATATGCGCTACCTGTTCATTATCGGGGGCATTCCGCTGGTGCTCAAGAAAGGAAGATTCTTCTAA
- the hemQ gene encoding hydrogen peroxide-dependent heme synthase yields MNEAALTLEGWYALHDFRSLDWTAWTAADDEERAVALEELHAFMEEWGPVEEAKEGSSAVYAIVGQKADFVMMFLRESLEALNALETAFNKIAFAQYTTKSYSYVSIVELSNYAAGGSAGDGSDPMQNPHVAARLKPILPQAKHICFYPMNKKRELADNWYMLDMDKRRELMHSHGLIGRGYAGKVKQIITGSVGFDDWEWGVTLFAEDALQFKKLVYEMRFDEVSARYGEFGPFYVGNLLTPETFEDMLKL; encoded by the coding sequence ATGAACGAAGCCGCTTTGACACTGGAAGGCTGGTATGCACTGCATGACTTCCGCTCTCTGGACTGGACAGCCTGGACAGCTGCCGATGATGAGGAACGCGCTGTTGCCCTGGAGGAGCTTCATGCTTTTATGGAAGAATGGGGTCCTGTAGAGGAAGCCAAGGAAGGAAGCTCTGCAGTATATGCTATCGTCGGCCAGAAGGCTGATTTCGTGATGATGTTTCTGCGGGAAAGCCTTGAAGCCCTGAATGCTCTTGAAACTGCCTTTAACAAAATCGCCTTTGCCCAATATACCACCAAGTCTTATTCCTATGTCAGCATTGTTGAACTAAGCAACTATGCTGCCGGCGGAAGTGCCGGAGATGGAAGCGATCCGATGCAGAATCCGCATGTTGCCGCCCGTCTGAAGCCGATTTTGCCGCAAGCGAAGCATATCTGCTTCTACCCGATGAATAAGAAGCGCGAACTTGCTGACAACTGGTACATGCTCGATATGGACAAACGCCGTGAACTGATGCATTCACACGGACTGATCGGACGCGGTTATGCCGGCAAGGTGAAGCAGATTATCACCGGCTCCGTCGGTTTTGACGACTGGGAGTGGGGCGTAACCCTCTTCGCTGAGGATGCGCTGCAATTCAAGAAGCTGGTGTATGAAATGCGCTTTGACGAGGTCAGTGCCCGCTATGGCGAGTTCGGCCCGTTCTATGTCGGCAACCTGCTGACTCCGGAGACCTTTGAAGATATGCTTAAATTGTAA
- a CDS encoding YuiB family protein, whose amino-acid sequence MGFIPVFVLAVLFFVMMFGIGFILNMLMKTTWFPAYLFVIVILPVVVYSIWDRDAMSLWEHLSTFHVVDYLTGIAGLAGAVLSGWTIQKLRLGGYKMF is encoded by the coding sequence ATGGGGTTTATTCCTGTATTTGTTCTGGCCGTTTTATTCTTTGTCATGATGTTTGGCATCGGCTTTATCCTTAACATGTTAATGAAGACGACCTGGTTCCCCGCTTATCTTTTTGTGATCGTAATTCTGCCCGTAGTCGTCTATTCCATCTGGGACCGGGATGCAATGTCGCTCTGGGAGCACCTGAGCACTTTCCATGTCGTTGACTATCTTACAGGCATTGCCGGACTGGCTGGCGCAGTACTAAGCGGCTGGACCATTCAGAAGCTGCGGCTTGGCGGCTACAAAATGTTTTAA
- a CDS encoding NAD(P)/FAD-dependent oxidoreductase → MSDLLIIGGGPAGMFAAFYGGMRQASVTLIESMPQLGGQLAALYPEKYIYDVAGFPKITAQELVDNLSRQMELFQSNICLEEKVVSVEKRDERHFVTTTDKAEYHSKAVIITAGVGAFEPRRLELPEAQRFEKANLHYFVSDLNAFKGKKVLISGGGDSAVDWALMLEPIAEQVTLIHRRDKFRAHEHSVENLMASKVNVITPSEITELHGEEFITKVTLSHIKTKETQEIEVDSVIVNFGFVSSLGPIAEWGIEIESNSIVVDSRMETNIPGIFAAGDITTYPGKLKLIAVGFGEAPTAVNNAKVYLDPDAKLSPGHSSNLKL, encoded by the coding sequence ATGAGCGACCTCTTAATTATAGGCGGCGGTCCTGCCGGCATGTTTGCTGCCTTCTACGGCGGTATGCGCCAGGCGTCGGTAACCCTTATTGAAAGCATGCCCCAGCTGGGGGGGCAGCTCGCTGCCCTTTATCCTGAAAAATATATTTATGATGTGGCTGGTTTCCCGAAAATCACCGCACAGGAGCTGGTAGACAACCTGTCCCGGCAAATGGAGCTGTTCCAGTCCAATATCTGCCTGGAAGAGAAGGTGGTGTCGGTCGAGAAGCGGGATGAACGCCATTTCGTAACAACTACCGATAAAGCCGAGTATCACAGCAAGGCGGTTATCATCACTGCCGGTGTAGGCGCTTTTGAACCCCGGCGTCTGGAGCTTCCGGAAGCGCAGCGGTTTGAGAAAGCCAATCTGCATTATTTTGTAAGCGATTTGAATGCCTTCAAGGGTAAGAAGGTGCTGATCAGCGGCGGCGGAGACTCCGCAGTCGACTGGGCACTCATGCTTGAACCGATCGCGGAGCAGGTCACCCTGATTCACCGCCGCGATAAATTCCGCGCTCATGAACACAGTGTGGAGAATCTGATGGCCTCCAAGGTAAATGTGATTACCCCTTCGGAGATCACTGAACTGCACGGGGAAGAATTCATAACCAAGGTTACCTTGTCCCATATCAAAACCAAGGAAACACAGGAAATTGAAGTAGACAGTGTCATTGTCAATTTCGGCTTCGTATCTTCGCTTGGTCCGATTGCCGAGTGGGGCATTGAAATTGAGAGCAATTCGATCGTAGTAGACTCACGTATGGAGACGAACATTCCTGGGATCTTTGCCGCGGGCGATATTACTACTTACCCTGGCAAGCTGAAGCTGATTGCAGTCGGATTCGGAGAAGCGCCTACAGCGGTTAACAATGCTAAGGTATACCTTGATCCGGATGCCAAGCTATCCCCGGGGCACAGCAGTAATCTTAAGCTCTAG